Part of the Candidatus Angelobacter sp. genome, GACGACCTCAACAGTTTTTACGACCCGAAGATCAAGCAGGCCAGCATTCGCGACCTGCAGGCACTGGCCAAACCGTTCACGTTCGTTCAGGGGGACATCACCGATCGCCCGTGCCTTGACGAACTGCTCGGCGGCGTCAAATTCGACCAGATCATCCACCTTGCCGCCCGCGCCGGGGTCCGGCCCAGTCTGGAGCAACCCGCGCTTTACCAGCGCGTCAATGTCGAAGGCACGGTGAACCTGCTCGAAGCCGCGCGGCTCAACGGCGTGAAGAAAATCACCCTCGCGTCGTCCTCCTCGGTTTACGGCGTGAACTCGAAAGTGCCTTTCTCGGAAAACGACCCGATCTTTTCCGCCATCTCGCCCTATGCCGCCAGCAAACTCGCCTGTGAGGCGCTCGGTCACGTTTATCATCACGTTTACGGGCTGGACGTCGCCCTGTTGCGATTCTTTACCGTGTACGGCCCGCGCCAGCGACCCGACCTCGCCATCCACAAATTCGCCCGCCTGATGGCCGCCGGAAAACCGATCCCCGTGTTCGGCGACGGCTCGGCCGCGCGCGATTACACCTACGTGACCGACACCGTGGACGGCGTGCTCGCCTGCACGCAGCAGGAGTTCGGTTACGAAATCTTCAACCTGGGCGAGTCGCAGACCGTCACGCTGAGCCGCCTCGTCGAACTGCTGGAAAAGCATCTCGACAGGAAGGCAGTGATTGACCGACAGCCGCCGCAGCCGGGCGACGTGCCGATCACCTTCGCCGACATTTCCAAGGCGGAGAAAAAGCTCGGCTACCATCCGAAGATAAAAATCGAGGAGGGCATTCCGCTGTTTGCGGAGTGGTTTTTGCAGAGCGTGAAAAAGCAGGACTCACCGGATCGCGCATAACAACCCAAAGATTACCAAACATGAAAACAATTTCCTTCTTTGCAGCCTTGTTCATCCTCTCAGTTCCTGTGTTTGCGGCCGGCACGGGCGAGCGTCACGTCGAACCGGTGGGTGGCTTTTCTTACTGTCCGCCCAAAGACTGGGCCGTGAAAGAGGTGCCCGGCATGAAATACAAGATCGCCTTTGGCCCGGCAGCGGGCGGATTCGCGTCGAATATCAACGTCGTGGACGAATCCTTCTCCGGGCCTCTGTCGGATTACGTCAAAGCCAATGTTCAGGTCCTGACGAAAATGTTCAAGGGTTTGAAAAATCTTGGCCAGACGGATTTCAAGACCGATTCCGGACTGAATGGGGTCAGACTGATCATTCAGTCTGAACAGCAGGCCCATCTGCTCCGGCAGACGCTCTTCTTCTTTGACGGCAAAGGTGGCAGGAAGCTGGTGGTCACGTGTTCAACTCTCGCCAAAGGCGGCGCCAGGCTGGACGACACGTTCACGGCCAGCATGAAGACGTTTATTCTCGAAAAATAGTTTGCTTCAGCGGGATTCATTTTTCCCCCGTGTATTGCGGTCGTTTCGCTGCTCGCAGAGCGCAGCGCTTTCCTGCTCAAGGCCGCAGCCGCGTCCGATAGAAGCGATGATCAACAGGAGGCGACGGATCGAGAAACACGAACGGTCGTGGCCCGAATTTGTTTGTGAGTGCATCCGACCAATTCGCCAGGTCCGGGGAGGTCTGGATGACAAAGGTGAGGTTTTCCGGTCCGCTCACCTGGAATTGAGTCTGGCCGTTGGTCTGCACGGGCGTGGTCATCGTCATCGGACCGCCCATCGTCGTCAGCGCCCGATAGAAGTTTCGAGCGGGTCGCGGCGCGGTCGCGTCAAAAAAATCCTGCGGTAGGCCCGCAAAGTTGAAGATGCCGATGGAACTCCAGTTGGTCAAATCGAGGGACGATTGCATGACACAGGTCCAGCCGGACGGCCCGGTGAGCGGGATGCGGGTCCGGCCATCGGCGAGCGGCACCGGCGCCTGCAACCGCGCGGCCAGCACGTCCTGCGCGATAACGCGCGCGGCAAAATTCGCCCTGATGCCGCCGCCGAGCTGGAAGAGGCCCCAGTTCGTTCCCGTGTGCATCCAGAAATCGTTGTAGCTGAAACCCACCGAGGGCGGATCGTAGGCCAGGAGCCCGGCCTGATTTGTGCCAAGGCCGCCGAATTGAATCGTGAACGTGAAGACGTCCGGCACCGTGACGCTAAAGTCATGCAAAACAACCGAGTTGTAGCCCGGCGCCAC contains:
- a CDS encoding GDP-mannose 4,6-dehydratase, with product DDLNSFYDPKIKQASIRDLQALAKPFTFVQGDITDRPCLDELLGGVKFDQIIHLAARAGVRPSLEQPALYQRVNVEGTVNLLEAARLNGVKKITLASSSSVYGVNSKVPFSENDPIFSAISPYAASKLACEALGHVYHHVYGLDVALLRFFTVYGPRQRPDLAIHKFARLMAAGKPIPVFGDGSAARDYTYVTDTVDGVLACTQQEFGYEIFNLGESQTVTLSRLVELLEKHLDRKAVIDRQPPQPGDVPITFADISKAEKKLGYHPKIKIEEGIPLFAEWFLQSVKKQDSPDRA